A genomic stretch from Coffea arabica cultivar ET-39 chromosome 10c, Coffea Arabica ET-39 HiFi, whole genome shotgun sequence includes:
- the LOC140016084 gene encoding serine/threonine-protein kinase BSK1-like, which translates to MGCCQSFLPMGSRRRDKDQHHYGGAGGGQPHHPRSSNGTEGGGAQGFSEFSLAELKAATNNFSSDFIVSESGEKAPNVVYRGRLQNRRWIAVKKFTKMAWPDPKQFAEEAKGVGKLRHKRLANLIGYCSDGDERLLVAEFMPNDTLAKHLFHWENQTLEWAMRLRVALYIAEALDYCSTEGRPLYHDLNAYRVLFDENGDPRLSCFGLMKNSRDGKSYSTNLAYTPPEYLRNGRVTQESVVFSFGTVLLDLLSGKHIPPSHALDMIRGKNILLLMDSHLEGNFSTEEATVVFYLASQCLQYEPRDRPNTKDLVSTLAPLQNKSDVPSHVMLGIPKHDETPATPQHPLSPMGDACSRMDLTAIHQILVATHYKDDEGTNELSFQEWTQQMRDMLEARKRGDLAFRDKDFRSAIDCYSQFVDVGTMVSPTVYARRSLCYLMCDQPDAALRDAMQAQCVYPDWSTAFYMQAVALAKLDMHKDAADMLNEAAMLEEKKQRGGRG; encoded by the exons ATGGGCTGTTGCCAATCGTTTCTCCCGATGGGCTCTCGTCGTCGAGACAAGGATCAACACCACTACGGTGGAGCTGGCGGCGGCCAACCCCACCATCCTCGTTCTTCAAATGGAACCGAAGGAGGTGGCGCACAAGGCTTCTCGGAGTTCTCCCTAGCTGAGCTTAAAGCTGCCACCAATAACTTCAGCTCCGATTTCATTGTCTCCGAGAGCGGCGAGAAGGCTCCCAATGTGGTCTACAGAGGCCGCTTACAGAATCGCCGCTGGATCGCTGTTAAGAAATTTACTAAAATGGCCTGGCCCGACCCTAAACAGTTTGCA gagGAGGCTAAAGGTGTTGGGAAATTGAGGCATAAGAGGCTGGCGAATTTGATAGGCTACTGCAGCGACGGAGATGAGAGGCTACTTGTAgctgaatttatgcctaatgatACCCTTGCCAAGCATCTTTTTCACT GGGAGAACCAGACTCTTGAGTGGGCCATGCGTTTAAGAGTAGCTTTGTATATTGCCGAGGCTCTGGATTATTGCAGTACAGAAGGTCGTCCACTGTACCATGATTTGAACGCATATAGGGTTCTCTTTGATGAG AATGGTGATCCACGGCTTTCTTGTTTTGGATTAATGAAAAACAGCCGGGATGGTAAAAGTTATAGCACAAATCTAGCATACACGCCTCCTGAGTATTTGAGAAATG GAAGGGTCACTCAAGAAAGTGTTGTTTTCAGCTTTGGAACTGTCCTTCTAGATCTTCTAAGCGGGAAGCATATCCCTCCTAGTCAT GCACTAGATATGATACGAGGCAAAAACATACTTCTCTTGATGGATTCACATTTGGAGGGAAACTTCTCAACTGAAGAGGCAACTGTGGTTTTTTATCTTGCTTCTCAATGCTTGCAATATGAACCAAGGGATCGGCCAAACACCAAAGATCTTGTCTCAACACTTGCTCCCTTGCAAAATAAATCTGAT GTGCCATCACATGTGATGCTTGGAATTCCCAAGCATGATGAAACACCAGCAACTCCACAGCACCCTCTTTCACCAATGGGCGATGCCTGTTCGCGTATGGATCTCACAGCTATCCATCAAATTTTGGTAGCAACACACTATAAAGACGATGAGGGTACCAATGAG TTATCTTTCCAAGAATGGACTCAGCAAATGAGAGATATGTTGGAGGCAAGGAAACGTGGGGACTTGGCATTCCGCGACAAAGATTTTAGGTCTGCGATAGATTGttattctcag TTCGTAGATGTCGGCACCATGGTCTCCCCGACCGTCTATGCACGACGGAGCCTTTGCTATCTTATGTGCGATCAACCTGACGCAGCTCTTCGAGATGCAATGCAAGCGCAATGTGTCTACCCAGATTGGTCTACAGCATTCTACATGCAGGCAGTTGCCCTTGCCAAGCTCGACATGCACAAGGATGCGGCTGATATGTTGAATGAGGCTGCTATGCTGGAGGAAAAGAAGCAACGGGGTGGGAGAGGATAA